The Erythrobacter sp. JK5 genome includes a region encoding these proteins:
- a CDS encoding ABC-three component system protein, with protein sequence MIYTLDDDDLERLIDDWVGHKTSKYHSSEIFAGAGDMGRDVVGYRTVSKLEGPWDNFQCKQLRKTLTRPDMLRELAKVFYYSSQGHFSLPARYTFVAPTGINRRATDLLTHPMKLAAALKEDWNAVCASHISHGVVINLAPALEAMIDGFDFNNVDSLDATRLANDPSMKPVLVDWFGADPGAPPPGSTPKEIQPEETKYLEQLIAAYGQRRGTPYADATAALDCSEYGGRLKDQRTRFFEAARFKRYYRDNTPGEVLQSFEDDVYHSVIETYHANHADVLAKVDAVMERAAAISVTGVLNKYARVPVRQGTCHHFANDGVLEWK encoded by the coding sequence ATGATCTACACGCTCGACGACGACGATCTTGAGCGGTTGATCGATGATTGGGTTGGTCACAAGACATCCAAGTATCATAGTAGCGAGATCTTTGCCGGCGCGGGAGACATGGGCAGGGACGTCGTCGGTTACCGGACCGTCTCTAAGCTGGAAGGGCCCTGGGACAACTTTCAATGCAAGCAGTTAAGAAAGACCCTGACGAGGCCAGACATGCTTCGCGAGCTTGCCAAGGTCTTTTACTACAGTAGCCAAGGGCACTTCAGCCTTCCAGCAAGATACACATTTGTCGCCCCCACAGGCATAAACCGTCGAGCGACGGACCTGCTTACGCACCCCATGAAACTTGCTGCAGCCCTTAAGGAAGATTGGAATGCCGTCTGCGCCAGTCACATTTCTCACGGCGTAGTCATCAATTTGGCCCCTGCATTGGAGGCGATGATAGATGGCTTCGATTTCAACAACGTTGACAGTTTGGACGCCACAAGGTTGGCGAACGATCCGTCCATGAAGCCGGTCCTGGTGGATTGGTTTGGCGCGGATCCAGGCGCTCCGCCACCGGGCTCGACTCCTAAGGAAATTCAACCTGAGGAAACGAAATACCTGGAGCAACTGATTGCAGCATATGGCCAGCGGCGCGGCACTCCTTACGCAGATGCAACGGCAGCACTGGATTGCAGCGAGTATGGCGGGCGCTTAAAGGATCAGCGCACACGATTTTTCGAAGCCGCGCGATTCAAGCGATACTATCGGGACAACACACCTGGAGAGGTCCTTCAGTCCTTTGAGGACGACGTCTATCACTCAGTGATTGAAACCTATCATGCCAATCACGCAGATGTATTGGCCAAGGTAGATGCGGTGATGGAGCGTGCCGCTGCAATCTCAGTTACCGGCGTGCTGAACAAGTATGCTCGCGTGCCGGTTCGGCAGGGGACTTGCCACCATTTCGCAAATGACGGGGTGTTGGAATGGAAGTGA
- a CDS encoding RidA family protein, whose protein sequence is MTNRERAHSASPYEEVFGFCRAVRVGDRIIVAGTGPIEPDGSTTPGGAREQAARCCELIVAAIEQLGGAATDVVRTRMLLTDFADQDAVGAVHARYFGDAKPAATMAGVAWLCRADWRVEIEAEAILGDNR, encoded by the coding sequence ATGACCAACCGCGAGCGCGCTCACTCCGCCTCTCCCTACGAGGAAGTGTTTGGATTTTGCCGCGCGGTGCGCGTCGGTGACCGCATCATCGTTGCCGGAACCGGGCCGATCGAGCCCGATGGCTCGACCACGCCCGGCGGCGCTCGCGAACAGGCTGCGCGGTGCTGCGAGTTGATTGTCGCGGCGATCGAACAGCTTGGCGGCGCGGCGACAGACGTCGTGCGCACCCGGATGCTACTGACCGATTTTGCCGATCAGGACGCGGTCGGCGCGGTGCATGCGCGCTATTTCGGAGATGCAAAGCCTGCCGCGACCATGGCCGGGGTGGCATGGCTTTGCCGCGCGGATTGGAGGGTCGAAATCGAGGCCGAAGCCATATTGGGAGACAATCGGTGA
- a CDS encoding site-specific integrase — MALTDVAIRKAKAGPKAYKMSDSSGLFLLVERTGGKLWRMKYRIDGREKKLAIGRYPEIGLAEARRRRDAAREQLAHGKDPSREKQRERARAKLGAENTFASIAAEFCEKRKHDGSRAWAPATAKRCEYLLSVLNSSIGNLPIADIEPTDILTVVRRIESKGKLESAKRTLQLAGSVFRYAVATARLKSDPTRDLRGALMNPTVTHYGAVLDPAGAGELLRAIDGYEGQPITKLAMQLAPHVFVRPGELRHADWSEIDFDEALWTIPASKTKMRKDHLVPLSRQALAILQEAYRLTGPDGYVFPSVRTRRRPMSDNTINAGLRRLGYTTDEMTAHGFRAMASTLLNESGKWNPDAIERALAHGDSDKVRAAYHRGAHWKERVKMMKWWSDYLDQLREGAEVVPIKAAKR; from the coding sequence ATGGCGCTAACTGACGTTGCAATTCGCAAGGCCAAGGCTGGTCCGAAAGCCTACAAAATGAGCGACTCGTCAGGGCTCTTCCTTTTGGTGGAGCGAACCGGCGGAAAACTGTGGCGAATGAAGTATCGGATCGATGGCCGGGAGAAGAAGCTGGCGATCGGACGCTACCCGGAAATTGGGTTGGCAGAGGCCCGCAGAAGGCGCGACGCGGCGCGAGAGCAGCTGGCGCACGGCAAGGATCCTTCACGCGAAAAACAGCGTGAGAGGGCGCGCGCGAAGCTTGGTGCCGAAAATACTTTTGCGTCAATCGCCGCCGAGTTCTGTGAGAAGCGCAAACATGATGGTTCAAGGGCGTGGGCACCGGCAACGGCAAAGCGCTGCGAATATCTGCTGTCGGTCCTGAACAGCTCAATTGGCAATCTGCCGATTGCCGATATCGAGCCTACCGACATCCTGACAGTCGTTCGCCGGATCGAGAGTAAGGGCAAGCTAGAAAGCGCGAAGCGAACCTTGCAACTGGCAGGTTCGGTGTTCCGTTATGCGGTGGCCACGGCGCGACTCAAGTCCGATCCGACGCGCGACTTGAGGGGCGCGCTTATGAACCCCACCGTGACGCACTATGGAGCGGTGCTCGATCCAGCAGGGGCTGGTGAGTTGCTCAGGGCTATAGATGGCTACGAAGGCCAACCTATCACCAAACTGGCAATGCAGCTTGCTCCGCATGTGTTCGTAAGGCCAGGTGAGCTCCGCCATGCGGATTGGAGCGAGATCGACTTCGATGAGGCTCTGTGGACGATCCCCGCGAGCAAGACGAAGATGCGCAAAGATCATCTTGTCCCGCTCTCACGCCAAGCCCTCGCTATTCTGCAAGAAGCCTACCGATTGACCGGTCCCGATGGCTACGTATTTCCGTCAGTTCGAACCCGCAGGCGTCCCATGAGCGACAACACCATCAACGCGGGCCTGCGCCGCCTCGGCTACACCACCGACGAAATGACTGCACACGGCTTCCGCGCGATGGCGTCCACCCTGCTAAACGAGAGCGGCAAGTGGAACCCAGACGCAATCGAGCGCGCCCTTGCGCACGGCGACAGCGACAAAGTCCGCGCAGCCTACCACCGCGGAGCCCACTGGAAGGAACGCGTAAAGATGATGAAGTGGTGGAGCGACTACCTCGACCAGCTCCGCGAAGGTGCCGAAGTGGTGCCAATCAAAGCAGCGAAACGCTGA
- a CDS encoding kelch repeat-containing protein, whose amino-acid sequence MSDARSEIYAAELGGTIYTAGGIGFFRTLSTCAAFDTRSQTFNPCPDLPRSLHHVAMAAGEGQVFASGGYTSLPFNQDEDGAVFALAIDRGAERWEELAKLPQPLGQHTMVYFGGALWLVGGDSRGKTVATLRRYDLATGIWGERAPMPTARNSHAVATDDERLYVTGGRSATLGGHSTVIEAYDFASDSWQTLPDAPYPLAGHGAAVVGGRLHVFGGENLDTAEVFVRHVSIDLAALESGWREEAPLPEPRHGFATAAVDGTIWVLGGGKRAGIRTPWSVTGTALALDPQ is encoded by the coding sequence ATGTCGGACGCCCGGAGCGAGATCTATGCAGCCGAGCTGGGCGGCACGATCTACACTGCGGGAGGGATCGGTTTCTTCAGAACACTGAGCACCTGTGCCGCTTTCGACACCCGTTCGCAAACCTTCAACCCATGCCCGGATCTGCCTCGCAGCCTGCATCATGTCGCGATGGCTGCCGGAGAGGGGCAGGTATTCGCCTCAGGCGGCTATACCAGCCTGCCATTCAACCAGGACGAAGACGGTGCGGTGTTCGCGCTTGCGATCGATCGGGGTGCGGAGCGGTGGGAGGAACTGGCGAAGCTGCCGCAGCCGCTCGGCCAGCACACGATGGTCTATTTCGGGGGAGCGCTGTGGCTGGTCGGCGGAGATTCGCGCGGCAAGACTGTGGCCACGCTGCGGCGTTACGATCTCGCAACAGGCATCTGGGGTGAGCGCGCGCCGATGCCGACGGCGCGGAATTCGCATGCGGTCGCTACAGATGACGAGCGGCTGTACGTAACCGGCGGGCGGAGCGCGACGCTGGGCGGGCATTCGACGGTGATCGAAGCCTATGATTTTGCGAGCGACAGCTGGCAGACGCTGCCCGATGCGCCATACCCGCTTGCGGGACACGGAGCCGCTGTTGTCGGCGGCCGCCTGCACGTATTCGGCGGGGAGAACCTCGACACGGCAGAGGTGTTCGTAAGGCATGTCTCGATCGATCTCGCCGCACTCGAAAGCGGTTGGCGGGAAGAAGCGCCATTACCCGAACCGCGGCATGGATTTGCCACGGCGGCCGTCGATGGCACGATCTGGGTGCTGGGCGGCGGAAAGCGTGCGGGCATCCGCACACCATGGTCGGTCACGGGGACTGCATTGGCGCTTGATCCGCAGTGA
- a CDS encoding DUF4145 domain-containing protein produces the protein MVETSKATGSTSKAHCPKCDGERTCEVHGSIYKPWDWEDRQHGHSVNGGVDHSLLECKGCETVFYQTSRWNSEDIDHFYDAMGQEQYEHPREVQTYPKPEAKTKPVWFDAMQKADHQLYNILTQMYLAHDNQAHILTAIGLRTALDRATEVLGIDPAKTFDEKLEELRDGGWIGQSERDILGVVTDAGNAAAHRGWEPDSREVSDLLSSLEVFLHRAFIVGQKALSIKSSIPAKPKRLPPPGKKPTP, from the coding sequence ATGGTCGAAACATCAAAAGCAACAGGTTCCACGAGCAAGGCGCACTGCCCCAAGTGTGATGGCGAGCGCACATGTGAGGTCCACGGCTCGATTTACAAACCTTGGGACTGGGAGGATCGACAACATGGGCATTCTGTCAATGGTGGTGTGGATCACTCTCTGCTCGAATGCAAAGGGTGCGAAACGGTATTTTACCAAACGTCGCGCTGGAACAGCGAAGACATTGATCACTTCTACGATGCGATGGGCCAGGAGCAATATGAACATCCGAGGGAGGTTCAGACCTATCCGAAGCCAGAGGCCAAGACCAAGCCAGTATGGTTCGATGCCATGCAGAAGGCGGATCACCAGCTCTACAACATACTGACCCAGATGTACTTGGCGCACGATAACCAAGCGCACATCCTCACGGCGATCGGACTAAGGACGGCATTGGACCGAGCGACGGAAGTGCTAGGAATTGACCCAGCCAAAACGTTCGATGAGAAGCTGGAAGAGCTGCGCGATGGCGGGTGGATTGGGCAATCCGAGCGAGATATTCTGGGCGTCGTCACCGATGCCGGCAATGCCGCTGCTCATCGCGGATGGGAGCCCGACAGCCGGGAAGTTTCCGACCTGCTTTCATCCCTAGAAGTGTTTCTCCACCGCGCTTTCATTGTCGGCCAAAAGGCATTGAGCATCAAAAGCAGCATCCCTGCAAAGCCCAAGCGGCTGCCCCCGCCTGGGAAAAAGCCCACGCCGTGA
- a CDS encoding enoyl-CoA hydratase/isomerase family protein translates to MTEDVLLRKNGPIGHISLNRPKALHALTLDMCHAMSAALSEWAEDDTVEAIILDHAEGSRGFCAGGDINLLRDSALNDGGVSGRRFFHDEYQLNHQLFTYPKPVAAFMDGVTMGGGVGISQPAKFRVATENTRFAMPETGIGLFPDVGGGWYLSRLGGRLGQFLALTGARLDGSECLWTGVATHYVPSEMLEDIKARIVERPGRIAGILSEPVGTPPPARIEANAVRISKHFASDRIEDIIASLEAEIESNENGGADWAQKERDTLGTKSPQTCKVALRQLAESAKLTDFADNMRMEYRIASRVLLRPDFAEGVRAVIVDKTHDPKWNPATPEGVTEDLLDSIFAPLPKGEEWVPLK, encoded by the coding sequence ATGACCGAAGACGTCCTCCTCCGGAAGAACGGCCCGATCGGGCATATTTCGCTCAACCGTCCCAAGGCGCTCCATGCGCTGACGCTCGACATGTGCCATGCGATGAGCGCGGCGCTCAGCGAATGGGCGGAGGACGATACGGTCGAAGCAATCATTCTCGACCACGCGGAAGGAAGCCGCGGGTTCTGTGCGGGCGGCGACATCAACCTGCTGCGCGATTCCGCGCTGAACGATGGCGGCGTATCGGGACGCAGGTTCTTTCACGACGAATACCAGTTGAACCACCAGCTGTTCACCTATCCCAAGCCCGTCGCTGCGTTCATGGACGGGGTCACGATGGGCGGCGGCGTGGGCATTTCGCAACCTGCGAAGTTCCGCGTCGCGACCGAGAACACCCGTTTCGCCATGCCTGAAACCGGGATCGGCCTGTTTCCGGATGTCGGCGGGGGCTGGTATCTTTCGCGCCTCGGGGGCCGGCTTGGGCAGTTTCTCGCGCTCACCGGCGCACGGCTCGACGGGTCGGAGTGCCTGTGGACCGGCGTCGCCACCCATTACGTTCCCAGCGAGATGCTGGAAGACATCAAGGCGCGAATCGTCGAGCGTCCAGGGCGGATAGCCGGGATCCTGTCAGAGCCGGTCGGCACCCCTCCCCCGGCGCGGATCGAGGCCAACGCCGTGCGCATCTCCAAGCATTTCGCGTCGGACCGGATCGAAGACATCATCGCCAGCCTCGAAGCCGAGATCGAGAGCAACGAAAATGGCGGCGCGGACTGGGCGCAGAAAGAGCGCGACACGCTCGGCACCAAGAGCCCACAGACCTGCAAGGTCGCGCTGCGCCAGCTGGCCGAAAGCGCGAAACTCACCGATTTCGCCGACAACATGCGGATGGAGTATCGCATCGCCAGCCGCGTGCTGCTGCGCCCCGATTTTGCCGAAGGCGTGCGCGCGGTGATCGTCGACAAGACGCATGATCCAAAGTGGAACCCGGCGACACCCGAAGGCGTGACCGAAGACCTGCTCGACAGCATCTTCGCGCCGCTGCCCAAGGGAGAGGAATGGGTGCCGTTGAAGTAG
- a CDS encoding CoA-acylating methylmalonate-semialdehyde dehydrogenase produces the protein MRQIDHFLVGGAGGPPARTHQVWNPSTGEVQAEVPLGDAALLDKAIATAQQVQPGWAATNPQKRARVMFRFKELVEANMQSLAELLSSEHGKVIDDAKGDVQRGLEVIEYACGIPQVMKGEFTQGAGPGIDVYSMRQPLGIGAGITPFNFPAMIPMWMFGMAIAAGNAFILKPSERDPSVPVRLAELFVEAGAPEGLLQVIHGDKEMVDAILDHPAIAAVSFVGSSDIAHYVYKRGAEAGKRVQAMGGAKNHGIVMPDADLDQVVNDLAGAAFGSAGERCMALPVVVPVGEDTANRLREKLIPAINALRIGVSTDPDAHYGPVVTPEHKARIEGWIDTAEKEGAEVVVDGRGYTLQGHENGFFVGPTLIDRVTPTMASYQEEIFGPVLQIVRANDFEDALRLPSEHQYGNGVAIFTRNGHAAREFASRVNVGMVGINVPIPVPVAYHSFGGWKRSGFGDIDQYGTEGLAFWTKKKKVTQRWPDGGGDGSNAFVIPTMG, from the coding sequence ATGCGACAGATCGATCATTTCCTAGTCGGCGGTGCCGGCGGCCCTCCTGCCCGCACCCATCAGGTCTGGAACCCCTCGACCGGGGAAGTGCAGGCCGAAGTTCCGCTCGGCGACGCCGCGCTGCTTGATAAGGCCATTGCAACCGCGCAGCAGGTCCAGCCCGGCTGGGCGGCGACCAATCCGCAAAAGCGCGCACGCGTCATGTTCCGGTTCAAGGAGCTGGTCGAAGCCAACATGCAGAGCCTCGCCGAACTGCTGTCGAGCGAGCACGGCAAGGTGATCGACGATGCCAAGGGCGATGTGCAGCGCGGGCTCGAAGTGATCGAATATGCATGCGGCATACCGCAGGTGATGAAGGGCGAATTCACGCAAGGCGCCGGCCCGGGGATCGACGTCTATTCGATGCGCCAGCCGCTCGGGATCGGCGCGGGGATCACCCCGTTCAACTTTCCGGCGATGATTCCGATGTGGATGTTCGGCATGGCGATCGCGGCGGGCAATGCGTTCATCCTCAAGCCCTCCGAACGCGATCCTAGCGTGCCGGTGCGTCTGGCCGAACTGTTCGTCGAGGCGGGCGCTCCGGAAGGGCTGCTGCAGGTGATTCACGGCGACAAGGAAATGGTCGACGCAATTCTCGACCATCCCGCCATCGCTGCGGTGAGCTTCGTCGGGTCGTCAGACATCGCGCATTACGTTTACAAGCGCGGAGCCGAGGCCGGCAAACGCGTGCAGGCGATGGGCGGTGCGAAGAACCACGGGATCGTGATGCCCGATGCCGATCTCGACCAGGTGGTGAACGACCTCGCGGGCGCCGCCTTCGGCTCGGCGGGCGAACGCTGCATGGCGCTGCCGGTGGTGGTGCCGGTGGGCGAGGATACCGCCAATCGGCTGCGCGAAAAGCTGATCCCGGCGATCAACGCGCTGCGGATCGGCGTTTCGACCGATCCGGACGCGCATTACGGCCCGGTGGTCACGCCGGAACACAAGGCCCGGATCGAAGGCTGGATCGACACCGCCGAAAAGGAAGGCGCGGAAGTCGTCGTCGACGGGCGCGGCTACACCTTGCAGGGGCACGAGAACGGCTTCTTCGTCGGGCCGACGCTGATCGACCGGGTGACGCCGACCATGGCGAGCTATCAGGAAGAAATCTTCGGCCCGGTGCTCCAGATCGTGCGCGCCAACGACTTCGAGGATGCGCTGCGGCTGCCGTCCGAGCACCAATACGGCAACGGCGTCGCGATCTTCACGCGCAACGGCCATGCCGCGCGCGAATTTGCCAGCCGGGTCAATGTCGGGATGGTCGGCATCAACGTGCCGATCCCGGTGCCGGTCGCCTATCATTCGTTCGGCGGTTGGAAGCGCTCGGGCTTCGGCGATATCGACCAGTACGGGACCGAGGGCCTCGCTTTCTGGACCAAGAAGAAAAAGGTGACCCAGCGCTGGCCCGACGGCGGCGGCGATGGCTCGAATGCATTCGTGATTCCGACGATGGGGTGA
- a CDS encoding acyl-CoA dehydrogenase family protein, producing MTGQFSLTEDQLAIQEMAQRFTADNITPHAGEWDEKHIFPIDTIKQSAELGFGAIYVSEESGGIGLGRLEAALIMEAMAYGCPSTSAFISIHNMAAWMIDRFGSQVVKDKYLPDLVGMDKIASYCLTEPSSGSDAAALKTTAKRDGDHYVLNGTKQFISGAGSNEIYVAMVRTGEDGPKGITCMVIEKDFEGVSFGANEKKLGWHSQPTAQLILEDVRVPVENVVGGEGEGFRIAMMGLDGGRLNIGACSLGGAQRCLDEAIRYTKERSQFGKAVAEFQNTQFTLADMATDLEAARALLYLAAVKVTENAPDKTRFSAMAKRLATDNGSSIVDRALQLHGGYGYLQDYPIERFWRDLRVHSILEGTNQIMRMVVGRDLLRQ from the coding sequence ATGACAGGACAATTCTCGCTTACGGAAGACCAGCTCGCGATCCAGGAGATGGCGCAGCGCTTTACTGCCGACAACATCACCCCGCATGCGGGCGAATGGGACGAGAAGCACATCTTCCCGATTGACACGATCAAGCAATCGGCCGAACTCGGCTTCGGCGCGATCTACGTGTCGGAGGAATCGGGCGGCATCGGGCTCGGACGGCTCGAAGCTGCGCTGATCATGGAAGCGATGGCCTATGGCTGCCCATCGACCAGCGCGTTCATCTCGATCCACAACATGGCCGCGTGGATGATCGACCGGTTCGGTTCGCAGGTGGTGAAGGACAAGTATCTTCCCGATCTCGTCGGCATGGACAAGATCGCGAGCTATTGCCTGACCGAACCCTCCAGCGGATCGGACGCCGCCGCGCTCAAGACCACGGCGAAACGCGACGGCGACCATTATGTCCTCAACGGAACCAAGCAGTTCATCTCGGGCGCGGGCTCGAACGAGATCTATGTCGCGATGGTCCGCACCGGCGAGGACGGGCCGAAGGGCATCACCTGCATGGTGATCGAGAAGGATTTCGAAGGCGTCAGCTTCGGCGCAAACGAGAAGAAGCTCGGCTGGCACTCGCAGCCGACCGCGCAACTGATCCTCGAAGACGTGCGCGTGCCGGTCGAGAATGTGGTCGGCGGCGAAGGCGAAGGCTTCCGCATCGCGATGATGGGGCTCGACGGCGGCCGTCTGAACATCGGCGCGTGTTCGCTCGGCGGGGCGCAGCGCTGCCTCGACGAAGCGATCCGCTACACCAAGGAGCGCAGCCAGTTCGGCAAGGCTGTCGCTGAGTTCCAGAACACCCAGTTCACTCTTGCCGACATGGCGACCGACCTCGAAGCGGCGCGCGCGCTGCTGTATCTCGCGGCCGTGAAAGTGACCGAGAACGCGCCCGACAAGACGCGCTTTTCCGCCATGGCCAAGCGGCTGGCGACCGATAACGGCTCCTCGATCGTCGACCGCGCGCTGCAACTCCACGGCGGATACGGCTATCTTCAGGATTATCCGATCGAACGCTTCTGGCGCGATTTGCGGGTGCACTCTATCCTCGAAGGGACCAACCAGATCATGCGGATGGTCGTCGGAAGGGACCTGCTGCGCCAATGA
- a CDS encoding polysaccharide deacetylase family protein codes for MSAAMVMIRLFALVCLTLAACFAPLTGAQAKEDRRIALTFDDVPRMAGAFMTADDRATRLRSALREAGVGQAAFFVNPGMLAKRPTGLDHIRAYAADGHVIANHTALHSSLSESTLAEFIADIDSASRFLDTIENTRPWFRFPYLDEGRADAARRDAVRAALAERGLLNGYVTVDASDWFYEQLTIDAARDGKRMDMIGLRNLYAESHVEAAEFNYALARNAVGYSPAHVMLLHETDLAALFIGDLVVALERAGWTIISADEAYADPFGRYAASYDTPSAQGTLTEQVAWQAGLPAPRWYARNNTELAAREFRTRVLGEPAGPEG; via the coding sequence GTGAGCGCGGCAATGGTGATGATCCGCCTGTTTGCGCTGGTCTGCCTGACCCTGGCGGCGTGCTTCGCGCCCCTGACCGGGGCTCAGGCCAAGGAGGACAGGCGGATCGCGCTGACTTTCGACGATGTTCCGCGGATGGCGGGAGCCTTCATGACTGCGGATGATCGGGCCACGAGGCTGCGTTCCGCGTTGCGCGAGGCCGGGGTCGGGCAGGCGGCTTTCTTCGTCAATCCGGGCATGCTTGCAAAGCGTCCGACCGGGCTCGATCACATCCGCGCCTATGCCGCCGACGGCCACGTCATCGCCAACCACACGGCCTTGCATTCCAGCCTGAGCGAAAGCACGCTTGCAGAATTCATCGCCGACATCGACAGTGCATCGCGGTTTCTCGATACGATCGAAAACACCCGGCCATGGTTCCGCTTTCCCTATCTCGACGAAGGACGCGCCGATGCGGCCCGGCGCGATGCCGTCCGCGCGGCGCTGGCCGAACGGGGCCTCCTCAACGGTTACGTCACCGTCGATGCAAGCGACTGGTTCTATGAGCAGCTGACGATCGATGCCGCGCGCGATGGAAAGCGCATGGATATGATCGGACTGCGCAATCTCTACGCCGAAAGCCATGTGGAGGCGGCCGAGTTCAATTATGCTCTCGCTCGAAACGCTGTCGGCTACTCGCCCGCGCACGTCATGCTCTTGCACGAAACCGATCTTGCAGCGCTGTTCATCGGCGATCTGGTTGTGGCGCTGGAACGCGCCGGTTGGACGATCATCAGCGCCGATGAAGCCTATGCCGACCCGTTCGGCCGATATGCTGCAAGCTACGATACGCCCTCGGCACAGGGCACGCTGACCGAGCAGGTCGCCTGGCAGGCGGGACTGCCTGCACCGCGCTGGTATGCGCGCAACAACACCGAACTGGCCGCGCGCGAGTTTCGAACCCGGGTCTTGGGTGAACCTGCCGGACCGGAGGGTTGA